Part of the Mytilus edulis chromosome 9, xbMytEdul2.2, whole genome shotgun sequence genome, ACTCTACAAATGCTGAAAATAAATAAGCCACGTACAATGAAGACCCTGAAATAGGTTGGTGAAAAGATTTAGTCCTACTAAAACATTATACTTATACATATATACCAAAGCAGCATCAGCAACATTTAAATTCATTACCTTTTTATTTCATTGAAACTTGGAAAAGGATGCACATAATTATTATCAACATACCCCTCAGTACTATTGTTATTTCTAGCTGAATTAGCCACTGAAGCACTAAGGACTGGGTTATTACTGGCTATCGGTATAAACTCCTGTCTGTTCTGTAATGGTTGTGAGATTACTGTTGCCTGGGAAGTCATTGGTCTCACTTGTACCGTGGCCTGTTGTTGCTGCTGAGACATCTGATAAAAGTCAAATGTGTATGATAGTAAAAGTTATGTTACAATAATCATGTGTCAACTAAAGAACCTCTAGAGAGCAGCTCACATACCAAGGAAAAGGGGCAaagtttataataaatattttaagttatagTTTCAGACAGTAATATTATGTTACACAATTCTAATTTAGGTTTTTTTCTACCTTGAACTTAGACACAATGTTAGACCTTGTGCTTAAAAGCCTTTAAGGATTTTCCTCTTATCATTTGTGATCATAATTAAAGTACGTGTGTAATCCCGTCATTAAGCATCCAGAAAGCATTTTTATCACACATTTCAGTTTTCAGgaatggaaattaaaacaaaaaatatatctttttctcTTTATGTGTACTGTCTTTTGTATATAGTACACATATTTTTACCCTGGGAAAGATATCTCAAAAGGGTGTGTGTATCATGTATGCATACACTGTTCTTTGCATACTTTTTTCAGGGCTAAATTCcaaggaaaatattttttgtagcttttttgttattttttttggcaTGTGTATTTGTACCTTCAATGTTGTACCTGATTCGTAATgtgatatacaaataaaaataatttaaatgcttCAGTAGTTATATTTTCAGTGTGTCTGTTATCTGTTGCCACCCCAAAGTTGGATTTGGTCATGTCCAAATTAGAGATGAGGGATTTAGTCAATGGTCATAGTGGAGGTGTTTATTGAGATTAATGCTTTGTATATGTGTTCtaataagggctattccagaaaaaaatgaatgggggggttggaaggcagtttttgtcagcacccaccaccaagacaattgtaattgagaattgtagtgcattatagtgtgaaaagtaaGCTCTGATActcatcacccatgtattattaatacaatgtgccttccaaccccccccccccccatacatttttttctggaatagccctaaggaATACAGAAGGtaaatgtatcaaaataaagAGAAATTTGCACATTTGATGATTAACAGGATTCAAAAATCTTTGTTAAGTACAGTCCATTAGAATCTCAATCAAATAAATATAGATAATTATACTATACATCACTTTGGAGTTTAATAAAGCTAAaaccaaatattttatgtttgttttgttttgcaatatttggtttaCTCTTGGACTCTAATCAACTTAGCACTGTCACTCAGAAAATGATCTACAATCCTGAAGCATACACACCTGTGATAAAAGTGTAGGTACTAAGGCAAATCCTTGTCCAGAACCAGAATTACCAGAGGACAGAATAGTTGTTCCTGGAGGGAGATTACTCAGATTACTTAGCGATGTCACTCCACTACTTTGTATCTGACCTAAGGTATTAGGTACTGCTCGTAATTGTATCTGATTAGGGCCAGCAGGTAACAGTATTCTTTGTACTGTCTGTGTATTACCTTGAGCTATAACAGGTCgctagaaataaataaaatataacaaaataaatgaattacaGTATAGTTAAGTTCATGTTATCAagaaaaaataatcttaaaagtgctatcaactgaattttgaaGTGGCATACTGGCTTATGGGAAATTTTCAAACAGCATTTGTTGCTGAAGTTTATAGCATTGATCAGgcaatatcaatttttttttcataaaaaatcaaTAGAAATTGGTTTCTGATAACAAAATGATTAAAAGTTTATGGCAAAAACTGGATACATTATATGAATCCAAAGACATCACTGtattaaaaaaatcctatattTCACTCAATTTTTGCCCTCATGAAAACATATTCAATGTCAAGCCAAGATTTAACAAGAATCTGTCTATGGTAAATGGATGCACCACATGCACTattgttttctatgttcagtggaggtaaaaaatcaaattagacatttaaattagaaagatcatatcatagggaacatgtgtactaagtttcaggttgattggacttcaacttcatcaaaaactaccttgaccaaaaactttatccaGAAGCAgtacagacgaacgaacagacgcacagaccagaatacataatgcccttctactatcataggtggtgcataaaaatataatttattgttcaaaataatgttcagataaaattgagaatggaaatggggaatgtgtcaaagagacaacctgaccaaataaaaaacaacagcagagggtcaccaacaggtcttcaatgtagcgagatgCATGTTAACACCAAACCGATAAATGGCCTTTTATCATATCATTTGGagcatttaaaaataataattcagtcGAAAAGGAATTAATATGAATGAATTACacaattttcaaaaatcaaaaacctttttgttattagaaatactgtcatgactgtacaTTAATGCTATTTACATATTTATGGTTCGGACACAGGCGAGTTAAAAGTGAGAACACTTACTGGATGGTTACTTTGAACTGGTAACGTAATCTTCATCTGTTGTCCTCCTGCTTGTTGTATGGTCAAAGGATGTCCACCACTTGTTGTAAAAATCTGTTTACCTTGGACTAATGATGCCAAAGATGTCTTAATACCTATAATGAAACATATCAATAGAACATGACAGAAAGTTTAATCGTGGTTTCAATGtatcacaaaaaaaatcttaattcaaTCGATATTTCAAACacatattcaattcaattttTTCTGGATTGAATATTGGGAATGTACTTCCATGTCATCCAATTAAAATTTGTGACGAGGTTTGAAAAAGGATGGcctttgtttataatgttttataagttagtattgattgattgattaattggtgTTTAACACAACtgtcaacactattgtgctattttgtggAGGACAGGATTTtggtttttattggtggaggaagcctaAGTACTCGTGGTGAACCAGCAATCTTCGGAAgagaaactgacaatcctagtcaattaagattggagttgagtgcacctgCATGTACACTGTGCAGGATTCAACCAGATTCAACTCACATTCTCAGTGTTGACTTGCTAGCAATACAGTAGACCACTCGGCCCCGATATGTTTGGTAGTAAGTGCAAGTAAATGTATGCGTAAAACAGTCAATAGCAATTACACTGTACTAGCCACCCTTGATTATTTAAATAACAGTCACAGTTGCAAAGTCTTTATCAAACCCTGTATGACATCATGTAATCAATATCAATCTTGGTTGCAAAAGCTCATATCCAGATCAATCTGAGACACCAATATATTCCCAAGAGTGTTTAAGGAACAGCAAAGTAAGGGTCAAGGAGACTTCATTGTCCTAATCGCCATTGTTTTTCATATTGATTGAATGACAATCTTATATTTGGGATTGAAAACCAAAATATGTAGCAAAAGATAAAAACTTAATCAGCAAAGTAAGGATCAGACTTCATTGTCCTAATCACCATTGTTTTTCATATTGACTGAATGACAATCTTATATTTGGGATTGAAAACCAAAATATGTAGCAAAAGATAAAAACTTAATCATGGCTCTAAGTCTTGAacaactagatgtgtcaaagcgacacgaatggcccaatctcaaaaagttggaaaatctgcaatttcaataacgcATGTGGTCACAatcatgatggtagtctcacatatcaaaaatcagttcacaatctggaggcgtataaaaaatgtccatataactgtgattttcaacaattttcaaagttgtaaacccttaattttggcaaaaattagctgAGCGAAACGAAACTTAaccttgatctgtaactcatcatggttaactcacataccaaaaatcagcccaatatctgaaagcatttagaaaaaagttccgtataactgtgattttcaacaatttatcaaagtccaaagcccgaaaTTACAGCAAAAATCAGCCGAGCTGAACGAAACTTAtatttgatctgtaactcatcataagtaactcacatacaaaaaatcatcccaatatcataaggcgtttagaaaaaaactccatATAAttgtttgttgcggaatgacggacaagtgtaaaactatatggcaccgacaactttgttGCGGGCCATAAAAATGAAATTGTCCAAACATACCTGCAGTTTGGCCTTGCTGTGATGGAGCTACCAGTCTAACATATTGAACTTTGCTGCCTTGAATATTCTGCATGCTAGATAAGGGTATGGCAACTTGTCGTACACCACCTTGTGTCTgaggtttatttattgtaataGCCTGATTTGGTTGGAATTGTATCTGTCCTGGTCTCTGCTGAACCTGATTTAAAATTTCATGATTAGTCATCTTAAATTATTTGAGGCTGTAAATACAACAATAATCCtaaattccaaaataaattaaaatttcaagtaGGTCTTTAATTACATTATTCTGGTTCAAATTTGACAGAAAATCATTTTAACTAACATTCTTTTATCAAcctaataattatatttttctctTTCACTATCGTGTATTGGTAAGCAAATTTATATGTCAAGACATACATCAATGTCAAATCTTTATATCAAACATGATAAACCCTTACAGTAAACATTGAAAAACGTTTTTGCTAATTATCCCTCTTTTATAATACTTACATTTTGTACCACTGTGCcttgtttaaaaacttttgaagGTGATAATGTAATCATTGTAGGTCCTGATGACACAGGAACAGCTGTATATGTAGCACTATCGGATAAACTTTTACTTAATACAGATACACCTGAAGCGGGCGCTATCCTCTGCGGAGATTTGCCAACAGTCACTGgtatcattgttatttttgtagGAGTCTTTGCTGGAGAAATAGGAATTTTTGTTATTCCAGGCTTTGGTGAGCTTACAGGCAaagcaaaatattgtttttgtggTGACATAATTCCTTGCTGAGAAATTGTAATGGTCTTTGTAGGTGTCTGTGCACTTTGCGGCACCACATTGACAGCAGGTGCCATTGATTGATTAAACGTTAATGTCTGTCCATGTTGTAAAGACTGCAAAGATGATGGATTTAACTGAATTGGTACAGCTTGTGGTTGACTTGAGTTGggattttttgtaattataactTTAGTTACCATAGGACTAGATGATGAAGCATTCAATTGTCTTTTTACAGCCTGAGAAGATGTAGTTGGTAAACTACTAGCACTTACAATTTGTGAATTGTCTATCAATGTACTAACAACAGATCCATCACTTAATCTTATTAACGTTCCTTCTGAATGTCCACTATCCGCTGTTGAGTTGACAATCTGAATTTGAGTATGATTATTAGAATCAGATGAATCCACTAGAACCTGATCAACATTTCCTAAGTTGGATTCTGTGGTCTCTAAATTTCCAAGTGTACCTTCCAGATTGTCTAATGGATTTAACACATGGCCTTTTAACTGGTTATAATCAACTGAAATAGTATTTCCAGAAAAGCTGTTGGAATTTATTTCTATTGACTGAGCAGATGGATCATTTTCATGAATGTTTACTACACCAATGCCTgcaatcataaaatataaaaaacatgaaTAGGTACATTGTATTTTTCTGCTGTGTTTTCAGTTAAGAACAAATAATGAAAGAAGACCTCCAGTGTTTTCCATAGAGGCTTGAAGAGGGTGTATATGCATCCTGACCAATATAAGTGGTGCTCCTATTGattaactttaaaattaaatCAGAATTCCCCATCACTCTGCAAAAGCCTGCATTGTTCAAAACAGAATGAAGCACATACATTTGTACCAAAGTTGAAACATATGAGATAATATAAGTAAAATAGAGTTTTCAGTGAATACATATTTACACGTGCACTTGTATACAAATTTGACCGCCATAATGTAAAATGATACAGGTTcctgtaaactttgacatcacaTTTAGAAAGCAATTGTTTATTAATGTCACAGTTAGTCACAGTTAAGTTATTCTCAGCAGATCAAAGGTCATTCAGAAACAAAATTCAGCTAAATACGAAAAGTGTATATACGTTTATCTGatgcaattttaataaaaaaataaagaagaaatgcATACAATCTAAGCCTAGATGTGCAAGTTTACTGGACTGCATCGAATACCTTTTGTAACCAGAGTTCGCGAAAACTTCGTTTGACCCGTCGGTCATGGGACCGACAAAGCAAGATTATTTGTCAGTCCTACAAAATTTTAGCCAGTCCTAAAAAATCTGTCAATTTGatcctaaaataaaaataataacatattttatccaaaaatatcttttattattattagttttatttttcacagcCACGGACAAATTAATAATGAAGTACGAGTTCTGATCTTCTGATTGTTCTTAATTAAAGTCATTTCTCTATCTATTTCATCAACTGAATCATTTTCTCAGTATTTGTTATCTCCATCTACGATTTCAATCGCCTATTGTTTGCCAAGAACAAGTTTAGCAGGCCACGTGTAGATCAGCACTTTGGTGTCCATAGGTTTCAGTTTGTTTAAAACAGGAATTACCAATAAAAAAAGGAACTACAACAGCTGTTTTTACATCGGTCATCAGGACCGGCACTAGCTTTCAAAATACTGGTCCAAGCCTCATTTTGACCGATAGGACCGACCATTTTCGCGAACTCTGTGATACAgggaaaacaaattgaaaacaacaattttaattcttttttctgGCTATTAGTTATTTGATATATTCAATCAggctttttttttgtgtaaattgtcAATATAAAATACATACACTTATGAGTTATAATGTCTGTGTAAAATTTCCTGTGTATAGACCAGCATTGAGCGGAGCACCTCAACTGCATGGAATATATTCAGGCTTTTTcaggctatatatatatatacatttgtacatctcTCATTGCTAGTGAAATATCACTGACATGACTAATGCATTTAGTTAATATacataaatgttatttaaaaaaattagttgAAACACATTccatgaaattaaacatgttttctgTTCAGCCTCAGATTTTTTTGCTCTTACATATTTATGATGAATGTTATTTGAAAGAAAACTATGATAAGCACTTTTTTCCTGTCAAACGAAAATTTTTCCATAGGAACAACTCAAATAACCCGCCATTTGCCCGACATGAATGCAGGGAAATTTAAAATGACGAAACTAAATCCAACTTCCTAATTCCGTCAAATACAACCGCAACAGTAGCTAATTTTGTTAAAACACATGCATTGATGTTTGTTTTAATTACTTTTATGTATTGCTGTTTATCTGGGAGGCTGCAGTTAGTATTTGATCATGAAGACGTGGAAAAATCGAACTTATTGAGAGGGGTATGAACAAAAAATATCGCCATGTTCTCTTATTTTAGAATTTTGGCAGGCGTTCTATATATGAGGAGATAGATAAACAGTCAGTTTTTGCATGATAACACGCTTATTATTCTTTTGTTCTTATGATTATTTGCAGCGTACCCGTTCTCTGGGCAGGCATTCTGTATTTGTTCAAAATCACGCGCCCACCATTACCATCCCATAATACATTGCGGTGTTGATTTCCGCGAAGGTGATTGAAGTAAAGCTATGATAATATTTAGTTTTGAATAAGTGAAATGACGGGAAATTTGTTTAAAAGAACTTACTTTTAaatgtgtttgaaaaaaatataatttcctttaaattttcaatattatttacaaaatcaaacagTCGATATTTTTATTTGATCTGAATGAggatttaatagaaaaatgactTCTGATAAACCCCGTTTAAAATGCGTAAACAGATAGGCAACACTTTTGTGACGGAAAAAAATGTAGATGATATCATTTCTTTCCGATCTGTAAATGCAATACCTTTTTGaaagatacataaattaaaaaaaaaattgttgaaatgtaTTCATTTGCATTAAGTAATATAACTAAGGCACTTGCCGGAGCACTTTAGCAGATCGCTAGACATTATGAAATACCATGCAAACTATAGttgtgattggttttttttttttaagaagaaaatgGTGTTTAAATTTAAGTAAAAATGTTACATGTCTGCACATGGACACACATAACTATTTAAGAATACACTAATATTTGATGTCAAtaattattttcttcttttttaaatttcctcACGAAAGGCACGAAAGCAACTCCCGCGCATATATTTATACCATTGTCTGTTTTATTCCTGTTTGTATTTAGTAATTTCATCACTACTAAATGTAAGTGTGGTTTGTGTAAATGAATATTGTCTTTTCGTCAGTCTGGGCCTGGATATTATACTGATATATAATAGTCAATATATTATTGTCAATAAGTCcaaatcaaaaacaaaacgtgaccaaaaaaaaagttttcaacatgcctatgagtttgaatatccctttggtatttttcgcctaTCTTATTGAGATTTTACATTCAAGATTCGACTGTTGTATTTATAAGCTGATTATATACATTTAATCAAATAATTGCGCTCTGAAACTCATTTAACGCATCTGATTGAAATCTTGAAACAGTAGACTGAATCAGACAACATGACTATGCAGTGTCGATTTTGGACTTGTATAAGCATTTTTAGTAATCTCCAACCAGAATTCATACAAAACTCTCTCAAAGACAAAAAGAGCATATTGCAAGAAtctttttgtttccattttcagatacatattgtatattgatattgtttttCACACAAACACCGCATTATTTTAAATGAGTGGTTACATCTCATATTTCCCAGTGAACGTTCGATTAGGGATACTACCAAAAGTAAAAGGTCTGATTCATTTCTTGATAAGTTCCTCGATATCGACCCAGAAAGACTCCTTTAAACTAGAATATATATGTCATGACAAACGTGATGACTTAAATTTTTCAATGGACTACTTCCCTTTTCCAAGCAGTAATATAATCTCTGCTCACAGGCGTTTACATATATCTCAGTAAAAATCTTACGATCATGCTTGTTCGTAGAtaagaagatgcagtatgattgctaataagacaactctccatcattatttttaaaagtaaacacttatagtcaaagtacggccttaaatagagagcattggctcacaccaaacagccaGCTTTTTCGTTACCCATAATCTGTAtgtattaaacacacattttcAACCAAATAAGTAATGCCTAACTTGATGGATTAATGTCACAGGCACTTGCATCTGATTTCTAAATCGCTATACcttatataaaagtatataaaaaatcaGAGACAAGTGCCTAAGAATCAATTACCACTGGGTTTTTTTCTTGAGCCATAAGCAATCatattctttttgttattttgattctGGGAAGGGACGGCTCGAATGCCTAACGTGATTCAGTTGTAGCGAACATGTCAAGAGTTCTGTCACCATGTGGGAGCGtctttttactttttcaaaaGCTGACTGATATTTATAAAACTGACTTAACTGATTAACGTCTAGTCTTAAGTAAATTGGCGTATTGAATAAGCAACATCCCTGAAACATTATATATACTTACGATCTGGTTACATAACTTCGTCCAGAAAATGTTGAACTTCCTTTACATTATTTGGAGTTTTCCGATTTTGTACTGAGTCATCTGTATTCAGATGTGGGTTAATATCATCCTCACTTACAATGCGACTTTCTTTTCAATTACTTTACATTtgatagatttatttttaacctAGAAATTTGCAGACGTCCCAGAACTTTGTTTAATTGTTCAAAATAATGATCACCAAGGTTCGGACTACATAATATgatatttacataaactttcaggTAGGTTAGAAGTATCTTACATGTAAACCCCTGCATTTTAATTCCATATACAACGCTGAAAGTGGACTGTGAGTATTTCATAACCCAAATAAGATATATCAAACACGTCATATTTTGTCATTTACAATTGTCAGTACCTGAAAATCACAAATTGAGA contains:
- the LOC139488180 gene encoding protein lin-54 homolog isoform X2, with the translated sequence MPAQRTGIGVVNIHENDPSAQSIEINSNSFSGNTISVDYNQLKGHVLNPLDNLEGTLGNLETTESNLGNVDQVLVDSSDSNNHTQIQIVNSTADSGHSEGTLIRLSDGSVVSTLIDNSQIVSASSLPTTSSQAVKRQLNASSSSPMVTKVIITKNPNSSQPQAVPIQLNPSSLQSLQHGQTLTFNQSMAPAVNVVPQSAQTPTKTITISQQGIMSPQKQYFALPVSSPKPGITKIPISPAKTPTKITMIPVTVGKSPQRIAPASGVSVLSKSLSDSATYTAVPVSSGPTMITLSPSKVFKQGTVVQNVQQRPGQIQFQPNQAITINKPQTQGGVRQVAIPLSSMQNIQGSKVQYVRLVAPSQQGQTAGIKTSLASLVQGKQIFTTSGGHPLTIQQAGGQQMKITLPVQSNHPRPVIAQGNTQTVQRILLPAGPNQIQLRAVPNTLGQIQSSGVTSLSNLSNLPPGTTILSSGNSGSGQGFALVPTLLSQMSQQQQQATVQVRPMTSQATVISQPLQNRQEFIPIASNNPVLSASVANSARNNNSTEGAIEPTGARPRKPCNCTKSQCLKLYCDCFANGEFCNNCNCNNCANNLVHEEERSRAIKSCLDRNPMAFHPKIGKGQIGNGNRRHNKGCNCKRSGCLKNYCECYEAKIMCSNACKCFGCKNFEESPERRTLMHLADAAEVRVQQQTAAKTKLGSQISGVPSKPPTSTATGERLPYTFITSEVAEATCACLLAQAEESERMKMPPVVQERMVIEEFGRCLLQIIESANKTKELIIFAE
- the LOC139488180 gene encoding protein lin-54 homolog isoform X1, coding for MPAQRTGIGVVNIHENDPSAQSIEINSNSFSGNTISVDYNQLKGHVLNPLDNLEGTLGNLETTESNLGNVDQVLVDSSDSNNHTQIQIVNSTADSGHSEGTLIRLSDGSVVSTLIDNSQIVSASSLPTTSSQAVKRQLNASSSSPMVTKVIITKNPNSSQPQAVPIQLNPSSLQSLQHGQTLTFNQSMAPAVNVVPQSAQTPTKTITISQQGIMSPQKQYFALPVSSPKPGITKIPISPAKTPTKITMIPVTVGKSPQRIAPASGVSVLSKSLSDSATYTAVPVSSGPTMITLSPSKVFKQGTVVQNVQQRPGQIQFQPNQAITINKPQTQGGVRQVAIPLSSMQNIQGSKVQYVRLVAPSQQGQTAGIKTSLASLVQGKQIFTTSGGHPLTIQQAGGQQMKITLPVQSNHPRPVIAQGNTQTVQRILLPAGPNQIQLRAVPNTLGQIQSSGVTSLSNLSNLPPGTTILSSGNSGSGQGFALVPTLLSQMSQQQQQATVQVRPMTSQATVISQPLQNRQEFIPIASNNPVLSASVANSARNNNSTEGAIEPTGARPRKPCNCTKSQCLKLYCDCFANGEFCNNCNCNNCANNLVHEEERSRAIKSCLDRNPMAFHPKIGKGQIGNGNRRHNKGCNCKRSGCLKNYCECYEAKIMCSNACKCFGCKNFEESPERRTLMHLADAAEVRVQQQTAAKTKLGSQISGVPSKPPTSTATGERLPYTFITSEVAEATCACLLAQAEESERMKMPPVVQERMVIEEFGRCLLQIIESANKTKGDEEEER